One genomic segment of Streptomyces sp. NBC_00239 includes these proteins:
- the argB gene encoding acetylglutamate kinase: MTTARKHTALPKAQILIEALPWLTRHHGKTVVIKFGGNAMIDDELKAAFAQDVVFLRHAGLKPVVVHGGGPQISAQLDKQGLVSEFKAGLRVTTPEAMDVVRMVLAGVVQRELVGLLNQHGAFAVGMTGEDAHTITAVKHTPEIDGELVDIGRVGEITAIDTGAIEALLDDGRIPVISSIARSADDGHVYNVNADTAAAALAAALGAETLMVLTDVEGLYADWPHSDEVISQLTATELERLLPELSSGMVPKMEGCLHAVRNGVHTARVIDGRVQHAILLEIFTDEGIGTMVVPDAKHENEGGTQ; encoded by the coding sequence ATGACCACTGCGCGCAAACACACCGCCCTCCCCAAGGCACAGATCCTCATCGAGGCACTGCCCTGGCTGACCCGCCACCACGGCAAGACCGTCGTCATCAAGTTCGGCGGCAACGCCATGATCGACGACGAGCTCAAGGCCGCCTTCGCCCAGGACGTCGTCTTCCTGCGGCACGCCGGCCTCAAGCCGGTCGTGGTGCACGGCGGCGGCCCGCAGATCAGCGCCCAGCTCGACAAGCAGGGCCTGGTCAGCGAGTTCAAGGCGGGCCTGCGGGTCACCACCCCGGAGGCCATGGACGTCGTACGGATGGTGCTGGCCGGAGTGGTCCAGCGCGAGCTGGTCGGGCTGCTCAACCAGCACGGCGCGTTCGCCGTCGGCATGACCGGTGAGGACGCCCACACCATCACCGCGGTCAAGCACACCCCGGAGATCGACGGCGAACTCGTCGACATCGGGCGGGTCGGCGAGATCACCGCGATCGACACCGGCGCCATCGAGGCCCTGCTCGACGACGGCCGGATCCCGGTCATCTCGTCCATCGCCCGCAGCGCCGACGACGGTCACGTCTACAACGTCAACGCCGACACCGCCGCCGCGGCCCTCGCCGCCGCGCTCGGAGCCGAGACCCTGATGGTCCTCACCGACGTCGAGGGCCTCTACGCGGACTGGCCGCACAGCGACGAGGTCATCAGCCAGCTCACCGCCACCGAACTGGAACGGCTGCTGCCCGAACTGTCCAGCGGCATGGTCCCGAAGATGGAGGGCTGCCTGCACGCCGTGCGCAACGGCGTGCACACCGCCCGCGTCATCGACGGCAGGGTGCAGCACGCCATCCTGCTGGAGATCTTCACCGACGAAGGAATCGGCACGATGGTCGTGCCCGACGCGAAGCACGAGAACGAAGGGGGAACGCAGTGA
- a CDS encoding argininosuccinate synthase, with protein sequence MTERVVLAYSGGLDTSVAIGWIAEETGAEVIAVAVDVGQGGEDLDVIRKRALACGAVEAEVADAKDEFANEYCLPAIKANALYMDRYPLVSALSRPTIVKHLVAAAKKHNASIVAHGCTGKGNDQVRFEAGIAALGPDLKCIAPVRDYAMTRDKAIAFCEAKQLPIATTKKSPYSIDQNVFGRAVETGFLEDIWNAPIEDIYEYTSNPATPREADEVVISFKEGVPVAIDGRPVTVLQAIQQLNERAGAQGIGRIDMVEDRLVGIKSREVYEAPGAIALITAHQELENVTVERELARYKRQVEQRWGEMVYDGLWFSPLKRALDGFINEANQHVTGDIRMTLHAGRAVVTGRKSDESLYDFNLATYDSGDTFDQSKAQGFIEIFGLSSKIAARRDLA encoded by the coding sequence GTGACCGAGCGCGTCGTACTCGCCTACTCGGGCGGCCTGGACACCTCCGTCGCCATCGGCTGGATCGCCGAGGAGACGGGCGCCGAGGTCATCGCCGTTGCCGTGGACGTCGGCCAGGGCGGCGAGGACCTGGACGTCATCCGCAAGCGCGCGCTCGCCTGCGGTGCCGTCGAGGCCGAAGTCGCGGACGCCAAGGACGAGTTCGCCAACGAGTACTGCCTCCCGGCCATCAAGGCCAACGCCCTCTACATGGACCGCTACCCGCTGGTCTCGGCGCTCTCCCGGCCGACCATCGTCAAGCACCTCGTCGCCGCCGCGAAGAAGCACAACGCCTCGATCGTGGCCCACGGCTGCACCGGCAAGGGCAACGACCAGGTCCGCTTCGAGGCCGGCATCGCCGCCCTCGGCCCCGACCTCAAGTGCATCGCCCCGGTCCGCGACTACGCGATGACCCGTGACAAGGCGATCGCCTTCTGCGAGGCCAAGCAGCTGCCCATCGCGACCACCAAGAAGTCCCCGTACTCGATCGACCAGAACGTCTTCGGGCGGGCCGTCGAGACCGGCTTCCTGGAGGACATCTGGAACGCGCCGATCGAGGACATCTACGAGTACACCTCGAACCCGGCCACCCCCCGCGAGGCCGACGAGGTCGTCATCTCCTTCAAGGAGGGCGTCCCGGTCGCCATCGACGGCCGCCCCGTGACCGTCCTCCAGGCGATCCAGCAGCTCAACGAGCGGGCCGGCGCCCAGGGCATCGGCCGGATCGACATGGTCGAGGACCGGCTCGTGGGCATCAAGTCCCGCGAGGTGTACGAGGCTCCCGGCGCGATCGCCCTGATCACCGCCCACCAGGAGCTGGAGAACGTCACCGTCGAGCGCGAGCTGGCCCGCTACAAGCGGCAGGTCGAGCAGCGCTGGGGCGAGATGGTCTACGACGGCCTGTGGTTCTCCCCGCTCAAGCGCGCCCTGGACGGCTTCATCAACGAGGCCAACCAGCACGTCACCGGTGACATCCGGATGACCCTGCACGCCGGTCGCGCCGTCGTCACCGGCCGCAAGTCCGACGAGTCGCTGTACGACTTCAACCTCGCCACCTACGACTCGGGCGACACCTTCGACCAGTCGAAGGCCCAGGGCTTCATCGAGATCTTCGGGCTCTCGTCGAAGATCGCAGCCCGCCGCGACCTCGCCTGA
- a CDS encoding TetR/AcrR family transcriptional regulator produces the protein MAMDRDQVLRDAAALLSRKSTATMDEVAKAAGIGRATLHRHFAGRDALVRALEELGIREFEVAFDNARLDEGTAPDALRRLVAEAEPNAELLAFLVTENQLFEGDQVHEGWARLDARVSALFRRGQQEGDIRIDLSPAWLTEALYGLIGTCAWAVMDGRVAAKDFQHMIIELLLGGARRSVEK, from the coding sequence ATGGCCATGGATCGTGACCAGGTGCTGCGTGACGCGGCCGCCCTGCTCTCCCGCAAATCGACCGCGACGATGGACGAGGTCGCCAAAGCCGCCGGGATCGGGCGGGCGACCCTCCACCGGCACTTCGCAGGGCGCGACGCGCTCGTGCGCGCCCTCGAAGAGCTCGGCATCCGGGAGTTCGAGGTGGCGTTCGACAACGCCCGCCTCGACGAGGGCACCGCGCCCGACGCGCTGCGCCGGCTCGTCGCCGAAGCGGAGCCCAACGCCGAACTGCTGGCCTTCCTCGTCACCGAGAACCAGCTCTTCGAGGGCGACCAGGTCCACGAGGGCTGGGCCCGGCTCGACGCCCGCGTCTCGGCGCTCTTCCGCCGCGGACAGCAGGAGGGCGACATCCGCATCGACCTCAGCCCCGCCTGGCTCACCGAGGCCCTCTACGGCCTCATCGGCACCTGCGCCTGGGCCGTCATGGACGGCCGGGTCGCTGCCAAGGACTTCCAACACATGATCATCGAGCTGCTGCTCGGTGGCGCCCGACGGAGCGTGGAGAAATGA
- a CDS encoding DHA2 family efflux MFS transporter permease subunit has product MTGTEQLSLHKETEVKSPGRWVALSVLVLAVLLVAVDATVLGLATPSLSEDLKPSGSQLLWIGDIYSFVIAGLLVSMGSLGDRIGRKKLLLIGATAFGAVSVLNAYATSPEMMIVARALLGVAGATLMPSTLALIRNIFHDPKERSLAIGIWGATASAGAAVGPVVGGFLLQHFYWGSVFLINLPVMIVLVLVGIKLLPESKNPVTGPWDLVSVGLSLVGIIGLVYAVKEVATHGMTGQVALAAVIGAGSLYAFVRRQFTLPAPLLDMRLFKHRGFSGAVLADLLTVFGLSGLVFFLSQFLQLVQGREPLEAGLAELPAAVGAVVTGLVAGRYARKYSVRAVVAGGLAAIGLALGVITLVHKETGYPLLGAALLVVGLGAGFSFTVTADVILSSVPKEQAGSASAVSETAYELGAALGIALLGSIVTGVYQGFTAPAAVPAEVASAAHESLGGAVEAAKAVDPATAHTMVTAAQDAFVDGLRLASGVGAAVLLATAVAAWFLLRGQKLQDGIEH; this is encoded by the coding sequence ATGACCGGTACGGAACAGCTGAGCCTGCACAAGGAGACGGAGGTCAAGAGCCCCGGACGGTGGGTCGCCCTGTCCGTGCTGGTGCTCGCCGTGCTGCTGGTCGCCGTCGACGCCACCGTGCTCGGCCTCGCCACCCCCTCGCTCAGCGAGGACCTCAAGCCGTCCGGCAGCCAGCTGCTGTGGATCGGCGACATCTACTCCTTCGTCATCGCCGGCCTGCTCGTCTCCATGGGCAGCCTCGGCGACCGCATCGGCCGCAAGAAGCTGCTGCTGATAGGCGCGACCGCGTTCGGCGCCGTCTCGGTCCTCAACGCCTACGCGACCAGCCCCGAGATGATGATCGTGGCCCGCGCGCTCCTCGGCGTCGCCGGCGCCACCCTGATGCCGTCCACCCTCGCGCTCATCCGCAACATCTTCCACGACCCCAAGGAGCGCAGCCTCGCCATCGGCATCTGGGGCGCCACCGCCTCCGCCGGTGCCGCCGTCGGCCCGGTCGTCGGCGGGTTCCTGCTCCAGCACTTCTACTGGGGCTCGGTCTTCCTCATCAACCTGCCCGTGATGATCGTGCTGGTCCTCGTCGGCATCAAGCTGCTCCCCGAGTCGAAGAACCCGGTGACCGGCCCCTGGGACCTGGTCAGCGTCGGCCTCTCGCTCGTCGGCATCATCGGCCTCGTCTACGCCGTCAAGGAAGTCGCCACGCACGGCATGACCGGCCAGGTCGCCCTCGCCGCCGTCATCGGCGCCGGCTCCCTCTACGCCTTCGTCCGCCGCCAGTTCACGCTGCCCGCGCCGCTGCTCGACATGCGCCTGTTCAAGCACCGCGGCTTCTCCGGCGCCGTACTCGCCGACCTGCTGACCGTCTTCGGACTGTCCGGCCTGGTCTTCTTCCTCTCGCAGTTCCTCCAGCTCGTCCAGGGCCGCGAACCCCTGGAGGCGGGCCTGGCCGAACTCCCCGCCGCCGTCGGCGCGGTGGTCACCGGCCTGGTCGCCGGCCGGTACGCCCGCAAGTACTCGGTGCGCGCCGTCGTCGCCGGCGGCCTCGCCGCCATCGGACTCGCCCTCGGCGTGATCACCCTGGTCCACAAGGAGACCGGCTACCCGCTGCTCGGCGCGGCCCTGCTGGTCGTCGGCCTCGGCGCCGGCTTCTCCTTCACCGTGACCGCCGACGTCATCCTCTCCAGCGTCCCCAAGGAGCAGGCCGGTTCGGCCTCCGCCGTCTCCGAGACCGCGTACGAACTGGGCGCCGCCCTCGGCATCGCCCTGCTCGGCTCCATCGTCACCGGCGTCTACCAGGGCTTCACCGCCCCGGCCGCAGTGCCCGCCGAGGTCGCCTCCGCCGCACACGAATCCCTCGGCGGGGCCGTCGAAGCGGCGAAGGCCGTGGACCCGGCGACCGCGCACACCATGGTCACCGCCGCCCAGGATGCCTTCGTGGACGGACTGCGGCTCGCCTCCGGCGTCGGCGCCGCCGTCCTGCTGGCCACCGCGGTCGCCGCCTGGTTCCTGCTGCGCGGCCAGAAGCTCCAGGACGGCATCGAGCACTGA
- a CDS encoding L,D-transpeptidase family protein, with the protein MRTALLIGSLLVSALAGPARPAEPAALPEPLPARMADTGRGTQLITAVASGTGATTGKVTWWERRAGRWVAVGSSGARFGANGLTEGATRQQGTNTTPTGLYALPFAFGVRPAPAGTRVPYRPVRQDSWWCQDNASASYNRWVEPLPADCTAAESEHLVTYAQQYAYAMVIGFNYTEPVRNRGAGIFLHVNGKGSTAGCVSVPEESMRRILAWADPRRSPHIAIGTTSGATDITRY; encoded by the coding sequence ATGCGAACCGCTCTCCTCATCGGCTCACTGCTCGTCAGTGCCCTTGCCGGGCCCGCCCGTCCGGCCGAACCGGCCGCGCTGCCCGAACCGCTGCCCGCCCGGATGGCCGACACCGGCCGCGGCACCCAGCTGATCACCGCCGTCGCGTCCGGGACCGGCGCCACCACCGGCAAGGTGACGTGGTGGGAGCGGCGGGCCGGGCGCTGGGTCGCGGTCGGGAGCTCCGGGGCCCGCTTCGGCGCCAACGGACTCACCGAGGGCGCCACCCGGCAGCAGGGCACCAACACCACGCCCACCGGCCTGTACGCGCTGCCCTTCGCCTTCGGCGTCCGGCCCGCACCGGCGGGCACCCGGGTCCCGTACCGGCCGGTCCGCCAGGACTCCTGGTGGTGCCAGGACAACGCCTCCGCGTCCTACAACCGCTGGGTGGAGCCGCTGCCGGCCGACTGCACGGCCGCCGAGTCCGAGCACCTGGTGACCTACGCGCAGCAGTACGCGTACGCCATGGTGATCGGCTTCAACTACACGGAGCCGGTGCGCAATCGCGGCGCGGGCATCTTCCTGCACGTCAACGGCAAGGGCTCGACGGCGGGTTGCGTGTCGGTGCCGGAGGAGTCCATGCGCCGGATCCTGGCGTGGGCGGATCCGCGGCGCAGCCCGCACATCGCGATCGGCACCACCTCGGGCGCCACGGACATCACCCGCTACTGA
- a CDS encoding pyridoxamine 5'-phosphate oxidase family protein, which yields MGKIYERIDGRLRQFIEAQPVFFTATAPLAGDGHINLSPKGRAGTLVVIDEQTLAYLDFGGSGAETIAHVRENGRITLMWCAFTGPPNIVRVHGDGEAVFRDDPRWAELIALFGDADGPSARAVIVVHARRIADTCGYAVPFMDYKEERTLHAEYFGRKTDDEFAQYCESKDYVGQSLDGLPALPLPLPPRTV from the coding sequence ATGGGAAAGATCTACGAGCGCATAGACGGCCGGCTGCGTCAGTTCATCGAGGCACAGCCGGTGTTCTTCACCGCGACCGCCCCGCTGGCCGGTGACGGACACATCAACCTGTCGCCCAAGGGGCGCGCCGGCACCCTCGTCGTCATCGACGAACAGACCCTGGCCTACCTGGACTTCGGCGGCAGCGGCGCCGAGACCATCGCGCACGTCCGGGAGAACGGCCGGATCACCCTGATGTGGTGCGCGTTCACCGGGCCGCCGAACATCGTGCGCGTGCACGGCGACGGCGAGGCCGTGTTCCGCGACGACCCGCGCTGGGCGGAGCTGATCGCCCTGTTCGGGGACGCCGACGGGCCGTCCGCCCGCGCGGTCATCGTGGTGCACGCCCGCCGGATCGCCGACACCTGCGGCTACGCCGTCCCCTTCATGGACTACAAGGAGGAGCGCACGCTGCACGCCGAGTACTTCGGCCGCAAGACGGACGACGAGTTCGCGCAGTACTGCGAGAGCAAGGACTACGTGGGGCAGAGCCTGGACGGCCTCCCCGCGCTGCCGCTCCCGCTGCCGCCGCGTACCGTCTGA
- the argH gene encoding argininosuccinate lyase — protein MSSNNGDVRLWGGRFADGPAEALAKLSASVHFDWRLAPYDIAGSRAHARVLHKAGLLTADELTRMIDGLDRLEADVADGSFTGTIADEDVHTALERGLLERLGADLGGKLRAGRSRNDQVATLFRMYLRDHARTIGALIADLQDALVGLAEAHADVAMPGRTHLQHAQPVLFAHHVLAHVQSLSRDAERLRQWDTRTAVSPYGSGALAGSSLGLDPEAVAADLGFERGSVGNSIDGTASRDFVAEFAFITAMIGINLSRIAEEIIIWNTKEFSFVTLHDAFSTGSSIMPQKKNPDIAELARGKSGRLIGNLTGLLATLKALPLAYNRDLQEDKEPVFDSCDTLEVLLPAFTGMMATLTVNRERMEELAPAGFSLATDIAEWLVKQGVPFRVAHEVAGECVKECEALGIELDELSDEQFAKISEHLTPEVRTVLNVPGALASRNGRGGTAPSAVAVQLAELKADLVIQHAWSTAKK, from the coding sequence GTGAGCAGCAACAACGGTGACGTCCGGCTCTGGGGCGGCCGGTTCGCCGACGGCCCGGCCGAGGCGCTGGCGAAGCTGTCCGCGTCGGTCCACTTCGACTGGCGGCTGGCGCCGTACGACATCGCCGGCTCCCGCGCGCACGCCCGCGTGCTCCACAAGGCCGGGCTGCTCACCGCCGACGAGCTGACCCGCATGATCGACGGGCTCGACCGGCTGGAGGCGGACGTCGCCGACGGCTCGTTCACCGGCACGATCGCCGACGAGGACGTGCACACCGCCCTGGAGCGCGGGCTGCTGGAGCGGCTCGGCGCCGACCTCGGCGGCAAGCTGCGGGCCGGCCGGTCCCGCAACGACCAGGTCGCCACCCTCTTCCGGATGTACCTGCGCGACCACGCCCGGACCATCGGCGCCCTGATCGCCGACCTCCAGGACGCGCTGGTGGGCCTCGCCGAGGCACACGCGGACGTGGCCATGCCCGGCCGCACCCACCTCCAGCACGCGCAGCCGGTGCTCTTCGCCCACCACGTGCTGGCGCACGTGCAGTCGCTGTCGCGGGACGCCGAGCGGCTGCGCCAGTGGGACACCCGCACCGCGGTCTCCCCGTACGGCTCGGGCGCCCTGGCCGGCTCCTCGCTGGGCCTGGACCCGGAGGCGGTCGCCGCCGACCTCGGCTTCGAGCGCGGTTCGGTGGGCAACTCCATCGACGGTACGGCCTCGCGTGACTTCGTCGCCGAGTTCGCCTTCATCACGGCGATGATCGGGATCAACCTGTCCCGGATCGCCGAGGAGATCATCATCTGGAACACGAAGGAGTTCTCCTTCGTGACCCTGCACGACGCCTTCTCCACCGGCTCGTCGATCATGCCGCAGAAGAAGAACCCGGACATCGCCGAGCTGGCGCGCGGCAAGTCGGGCCGCCTGATCGGCAACCTGACGGGCCTCCTCGCGACCCTCAAGGCGCTGCCCCTGGCCTACAACCGGGACCTCCAGGAGGACAAGGAGCCGGTCTTCGACTCCTGCGACACCCTCGAGGTCCTGCTGCCGGCCTTCACCGGCATGATGGCCACCCTCACGGTGAACCGGGAGCGGATGGAGGAGCTGGCCCCGGCCGGCTTCTCGCTCGCCACCGACATCGCGGAGTGGCTGGTCAAGCAGGGCGTGCCGTTCCGGGTGGCGCACGAGGTCGCCGGCGAGTGCGTCAAGGAGTGCGAGGCGCTGGGCATCGAGCTGGACGAGCTGTCCGACGAGCAGTTCGCCAAGATCTCCGAGCACCTCACCCCCGAGGTCCGTACGGTCCTCAACGTGCCCGGCGCGCTGGCCTCCCGCAACGGCCGCGGCGGCACCGCCCCGAGCGCCGTCGCCGTCCAGCTCGCCGAACTGAAGGCGGACCTGGTCATCCAGCACGCCTGGTCCACCGCGAAGAAGTAA
- a CDS encoding acetylornithine transaminase — MNGSGNEAYAQRWQHTLTDNYGTPAVALVRGEGAQVWDADGRQYTDLVGGIAVNALGHAHPAVVRAVSDQVATLGHVSNLYISEPVLALGERLLQLFGRPGRVFFCNSGAEAVEAAFKIGRLTGRTHMVSTQGGFHGRTMGALALTGQPGKQEPFRPLPGDVTHVPYGDAEALRAAVTEDTALVIIEPVQGENGVVVPPPGYLRAAREITRATGTLLVLDEVQTGIGRCGQWFEYQAHEGVEPDVVTLAKGLGGGLPIGATAVFGPASDLLRPGQHGTTFGGNPVACAAGLAVLDTIAGEGLLDRVKETGERLRSGIEGSAPAGKHPLVSHVRGAGLLLGIVLTEPLAPKVQQAAQDAGFLVNAPAPDVVRLMPPYVLTEAEADAFVQALPGILDAAYGDGRSGE; from the coding sequence GTGAACGGCAGCGGCAACGAGGCGTACGCACAGCGCTGGCAGCACACGCTGACCGACAACTACGGAACCCCCGCCGTGGCCCTCGTCCGCGGCGAGGGCGCCCAGGTCTGGGACGCCGACGGCCGCCAGTACACCGACCTGGTCGGCGGCATCGCGGTCAACGCCCTCGGGCACGCCCACCCCGCCGTCGTCCGGGCCGTGTCCGACCAGGTCGCCACCCTCGGCCACGTCTCCAACCTGTACATCTCGGAGCCGGTCCTCGCCCTCGGCGAGCGGCTGCTCCAGCTCTTCGGCCGCCCCGGCCGCGTCTTCTTCTGCAATTCCGGTGCAGAGGCGGTCGAGGCCGCCTTCAAGATCGGCCGACTCACCGGGCGCACCCACATGGTGTCCACCCAGGGCGGCTTCCACGGCCGCACCATGGGCGCCCTCGCCCTCACCGGGCAGCCGGGCAAGCAGGAGCCGTTCCGCCCGCTGCCCGGCGACGTCACGCACGTCCCGTACGGGGACGCCGAGGCGCTGCGCGCGGCCGTCACCGAGGACACCGCCCTCGTGATCATCGAGCCGGTGCAGGGCGAGAACGGCGTGGTCGTCCCGCCGCCCGGCTACCTGCGGGCCGCCCGCGAGATCACCCGGGCCACCGGCACCCTGCTCGTCCTCGACGAGGTGCAGACCGGCATCGGCCGGTGCGGCCAGTGGTTCGAGTACCAGGCCCACGAAGGCGTCGAGCCCGACGTCGTCACCCTCGCCAAGGGGCTCGGCGGCGGCCTGCCCATCGGCGCCACCGCCGTCTTCGGCCCGGCCTCGGACCTGCTCCGGCCCGGCCAGCACGGCACCACCTTCGGCGGCAACCCGGTCGCCTGCGCCGCCGGACTCGCCGTCCTCGACACCATCGCCGGCGAGGGCCTCCTCGACCGGGTCAAGGAGACCGGGGAGCGGCTGCGCTCCGGAATCGAAGGGTCCGCTCCGGCCGGGAAGCACCCGCTCGTCTCCCATGTCCGTGGGGCGGGCCTCCTGCTGGGTATCGTGCTGACCGAGCCCCTCGCACCGAAGGTGCAGCAGGCGGCTCAGGATGCCGGCTTCCTGGTCAACGCGCCCGCCCCCGACGTCGTACGGCTCATGCCGCCGTACGTACTGACCGAGGCCGAGGCGGACGCGTTCGTGCAGGCGCTGCCCGGCATCCTCGACGCAGCTTACGGGGACGGACGATCCGGAGAATGA
- a CDS encoding arginine repressor — protein MSQAQDNEHGGPAVPQTRTARHRRIVDILNRQPVRSQSQLAKLLADDGLSVTQATLSRDLDELGAVKIRNTGGELIYAVPSEGGFRTPQAPLGESAKEERMRRLSGELLISAEASANLVVLRTPPGAAQFLASAIDQAELQAILGTIAGDDTLMLISRDPAGGQALADHLLRLAQKES, from the coding sequence ATGAGTCAGGCGCAGGACAACGAGCACGGCGGCCCCGCCGTCCCGCAGACCCGGACCGCCCGCCACCGCCGGATCGTGGACATCCTCAACCGGCAGCCGGTGCGCTCCCAGAGCCAGCTGGCGAAGCTGCTCGCCGACGACGGGCTGAGCGTCACCCAGGCGACGCTCTCCCGGGACCTCGACGAGCTGGGCGCGGTGAAGATCCGCAACACGGGCGGCGAGCTCATCTACGCGGTGCCCAGCGAGGGCGGTTTCCGCACCCCGCAGGCCCCGCTGGGGGAGTCGGCCAAGGAGGAGCGCATGCGGCGCCTCTCCGGCGAACTGCTGATCTCGGCGGAGGCATCCGCCAACCTCGTGGTCCTGCGCACCCCGCCGGGCGCGGCCCAGTTCCTGGCCTCGGCCATCGACCAGGCCGAGCTCCAGGCGATCCTCGGCACCATCGCCGGCGACGACACCCTGATGCTCATCAGTCGTGACCCGGCGGGCGGCCAGGCCCTCGCCGACCACCTCCTGCGGCTGGCGCAGAAGGAGAGCTGA
- the argJ gene encoding bifunctional glutamate N-acetyltransferase/amino-acid acetyltransferase ArgJ, with translation MSVTAAQGFTAAGIAAGIKENGNPDLALVVNHGPRLAAAGVFTSNRVKAAPVLWSEQVLRGGAVSAVVLNSGGANACTGPKGFQDTHATAEKAAAVLGGEHNAGEIAVASTGLIGVLLPMDKLLPGIEAATRALSADGGEAAAIAIKTTDTVHKTAVAGGDGWTVGGMAKGAGMLAPGLATMLVVLTTDADVDSAALDTALRAATRTTFDRVDSDGCMSTNDTVLLLASGASGVTPGEQEFADAVSAVCADLARQLIGDAEGASKEIRIEVVGAATEDDAVEVGRSIARNNLLKCAIHGEDPNWGRVLSAIGTTRAAFDPDRLNVAINGVWVCRNGSVGDDRDLVSMKDREVHITADLATGTESAVIWANDLTAEYVHENSAYSS, from the coding sequence GTGAGCGTCACGGCAGCACAGGGATTCACGGCGGCGGGCATCGCGGCCGGCATCAAGGAGAACGGGAACCCGGACCTGGCGCTCGTGGTCAACCACGGGCCGCGCCTGGCCGCCGCGGGAGTGTTCACGTCCAACCGCGTCAAGGCCGCCCCGGTGCTTTGGTCCGAGCAGGTCCTGCGCGGTGGCGCGGTGTCCGCGGTGGTCCTCAACTCCGGTGGCGCCAACGCCTGCACCGGCCCCAAGGGCTTCCAGGACACCCACGCCACCGCGGAGAAGGCGGCCGCCGTCCTCGGCGGCGAGCACAACGCGGGCGAGATCGCCGTGGCCTCCACCGGTCTGATCGGTGTGCTCCTGCCCATGGACAAGCTGCTCCCCGGCATCGAGGCGGCCACGCGGGCCCTGTCCGCGGACGGCGGGGAAGCCGCCGCGATCGCCATCAAGACCACCGACACGGTCCACAAGACGGCCGTGGCGGGCGGGGACGGGTGGACGGTCGGCGGGATGGCCAAGGGCGCGGGCATGCTCGCTCCCGGCCTGGCCACCATGCTGGTCGTGCTGACCACGGACGCCGACGTCGACAGCGCGGCCCTGGACACGGCGCTGCGGGCCGCGACCCGTACGACCTTCGACCGGGTCGACTCCGACGGCTGCATGTCCACCAACGACACCGTGCTGCTGCTGGCGTCCGGAGCGTCCGGGGTGACGCCGGGCGAGCAGGAGTTCGCGGACGCGGTCAGCGCGGTCTGTGCCGACCTGGCACGCCAGCTCATCGGCGACGCCGAGGGCGCCAGCAAGGAGATCCGCATCGAGGTCGTCGGCGCCGCCACCGAGGACGACGCCGTCGAGGTCGGCCGCTCCATCGCCCGCAACAACCTCCTCAAGTGCGCCATCCACGGCGAGGACCCCAACTGGGGCCGGGTGCTCTCCGCGATCGGCACCACCCGGGCGGCCTTCGACCCGGACCGGCTCAACGTCGCCATCAACGGCGTCTGGGTCTGCCGCAACGGCTCCGTCGGCGACGACCGCGACCTGGTCTCCATGAAGGACCGCGAGGTCCACATCACGGCCGACCTCGCCACCGGCACCGAGTCCGCCGTCATCTGGGCCAACGACCTGACCGCCGAGTACGTACACGAGAACAGCGCCTACAGCTCATGA